The proteins below come from a single Streptomyces tubercidicus genomic window:
- a CDS encoding UDP-N-acetylglucosamine--N-acetylmuramyl-(pentapeptide) pyrophosphoryl-undecaprenol N-acetylglucosamine transferase, which produces MRTPLSVVIGAGGTGGHIYPGLALADALRRAVPEAVISFVGTERGLETRLIPQAGYRLHTVDMIPFDPALGARRYLLPAALLRSGGQCRAILKEQKAQVAVGMGGYPSAPVIVGARLAGLPSVIHESNAVPGRANKFAARLTPHLALAFDRSREHLAGGERAETVGMPLVGPLADLDRERLRPTARRAFGVPDEARLLLVNGGSLGAARLTEAAVGLAGRYRSRTDLRLLIKTGPAALEETRALLAANGGAAVAEAVPYLDRMDLAYAAADLVVCRAGSATVAELATIGMPAVLVPYPYAPGDHQTHNARVLSDAGAALLLPDAQTSAERLDALVAPLLDDPGRLAAMGAAADPGTHARAADLLAAKVLALAGHQDPAQSHPAEPHPAPLYPAHPHPAHPHPTHPTMKESA; this is translated from the coding sequence ATGCGCACACCACTCTCTGTCGTGATCGGTGCGGGCGGCACCGGCGGTCATATCTATCCCGGACTCGCGCTCGCCGACGCGCTCCGCCGGGCCGTGCCCGAGGCGGTGATCTCCTTCGTCGGGACCGAACGCGGCCTGGAGACGCGGCTGATCCCGCAGGCCGGATACCGGCTGCACACCGTTGACATGATCCCCTTCGATCCCGCGCTAGGCGCCCGACGCTATCTGCTGCCGGCCGCGCTGCTGCGCTCGGGCGGCCAGTGCCGGGCGATCCTCAAGGAACAGAAAGCCCAGGTCGCGGTCGGTATGGGCGGTTATCCGAGCGCCCCGGTGATCGTCGGGGCGCGGCTGGCCGGGCTGCCGAGCGTGATCCATGAGTCCAACGCGGTGCCCGGCCGGGCCAATAAGTTCGCGGCCCGGCTCACCCCGCATCTCGCCCTCGCCTTCGACCGCAGCCGGGAGCATCTGGCGGGCGGTGAGCGGGCCGAGACGGTGGGCATGCCGCTGGTCGGCCCGCTGGCCGACCTGGACCGCGAGCGGCTGCGCCCCACCGCCCGCCGGGCGTTCGGCGTTCCGGACGAGGCGCGGCTGCTGCTGGTCAACGGCGGCAGCCTGGGCGCCGCCCGGCTGACCGAGGCGGCGGTGGGGCTGGCCGGGCGCTACCGGTCGCGTACGGATCTCCGGCTGCTGATCAAGACCGGGCCCGCGGCCCTGGAGGAGACCCGGGCGCTGCTGGCCGCCAACGGGGGCGCGGCGGTCGCCGAGGCCGTGCCGTACCTCGACCGGATGGATCTGGCCTATGCGGCCGCGGATCTCGTGGTGTGCCGGGCCGGTTCGGCGACCGTGGCGGAGCTGGCCACGATCGGGATGCCGGCCGTCCTCGTCCCGTATCCGTACGCGCCGGGCGACCACCAGACCCATAACGCGCGGGTGCTCTCCGACGCCGGGGCGGCGCTGCTGCTGCCCGACGCACAGACCTCGGCCGAGCGGCTGGACGCCCTGGTCGCGCCGCTGCTCGACGATCCCGGCCGGCTCGCCGCGATGGGCGCGGCCGCCGACCCCGGCACCCACGCCCGCGCCGCCGACCTGCTGGCCGCCAAGGTGCTGGCGCTGGCCGGCCACCAGGACCCCGCGCAGTCCCATCCCGCGGAGCCCCACCCCGCGCCCCTGTATCCCGCACACCCGCACCCCGCACACCCGCACCCCACGCACCCCACGATGAAGGAGTCAGCATGA
- a CDS encoding response regulator transcription factor: protein MSMPPTPGNTPAPKILVVDDEPEVRAAVEDGLAVEGYAVRGAADGLAALSEVAAWQPDALVLDVMMPVLDGLAVCRRLRALDDRTPILVLTALDSVSERVDGLDAGADDYLVKPFALDELVARVRALLRRASAPSVEDTQLSFGDLVVDPVTRTGHRAGRPLEFSRTEWALLELLLLHPGQVLPREVILERVWGRDFGPDSNSLAVYIGYLRRKLEAGGEPRLVHTVHGVGYRLDHAEGA from the coding sequence ATGTCCATGCCGCCCACCCCCGGGAACACCCCGGCCCCCAAGATCCTCGTCGTCGATGACGAGCCGGAGGTGCGTGCCGCCGTCGAGGACGGCCTCGCCGTGGAGGGCTATGCGGTACGCGGCGCCGCCGACGGCCTGGCCGCCCTCTCGGAGGTCGCCGCCTGGCAGCCGGACGCCCTCGTCCTGGACGTGATGATGCCCGTCCTGGACGGTCTGGCCGTCTGCCGCCGGCTGCGCGCACTGGACGACCGCACCCCGATCCTCGTGCTGACCGCACTGGACTCGGTCAGCGAGCGGGTCGACGGGCTCGACGCCGGTGCCGACGACTACCTCGTCAAACCGTTCGCCCTGGACGAGTTGGTGGCCCGCGTCCGGGCCCTGCTGCGACGGGCGTCGGCCCCGTCCGTGGAGGACACCCAGCTGTCCTTCGGCGATCTGGTCGTCGACCCGGTGACCCGCACCGGCCACCGGGCGGGCCGCCCCCTGGAGTTCAGCCGCACCGAATGGGCGCTGCTGGAGCTGCTGTTGCTGCACCCCGGACAGGTGCTGCCGCGTGAGGTCATCCTGGAGCGCGTCTGGGGCCGCGACTTCGGCCCGGACTCCAACTCCCTGGCCGTATACATCGGTTATCTGCGCCGCAAACTGGAGGCGGGCGGCGAGCCGCGGCTCGTCCACACCGTGCACGGGGTCGGCTACCGCCTGGACCACGCGGAGGGCGCATGA
- a CDS encoding sensor histidine kinase — MTGTRGLGARWRRRRPLRARLALAASSAVAVVAVGICAAAFVILDHQMTRQLELNLTQTAAQAIRDRHDWGPTPSDTLCQYPASACIQIVPSDPAKDPRKRYVLPVSDATRQVADGRRAAFYTKLTVAGHPVRMLTTRLADKDEAVQVAQRSDTVDRGVQQAAWALSGVGGAGVLLAAALGYWVSRTGLAPVARLTATAERIAATRDARHRIELPAGPPAREDEITRLATSFNTMLGELEQSVTAQRRLVADASHELRTPLTALRTNAELLARADRLTDAQRDRASAALGRQLREVTTLVNDLIELARDEEPQPLVEQVRPAALLEHAVGAAGEHWPELTFTTAIDPAAADATVPGVPARLARLLSNLLDNAAKFSPPGGPVETALSPVPGALELTVRDHGPGIEAGDLPHVFDRFYRAKAARALPGSGLGLAMARQIARAHGADLTAEQAPGGGALFRLRIPLP, encoded by the coding sequence ATGACCGGCACCCGCGGCCTGGGGGCCCGCTGGCGGCGCCGCCGCCCGCTGCGCGCCCGGCTGGCGCTGGCGGCCTCTTCCGCGGTGGCGGTGGTGGCGGTCGGCATCTGCGCGGCGGCGTTCGTCATCCTCGACCACCAGATGACCCGGCAACTGGAGCTGAACCTGACCCAGACGGCCGCCCAGGCCATCCGGGACCGCCACGACTGGGGCCCGACGCCGAGTGACACCCTGTGCCAGTACCCGGCCTCGGCCTGCATCCAGATCGTGCCGTCCGACCCCGCCAAGGACCCGCGCAAGCGGTATGTGCTGCCCGTCTCCGACGCCACCCGGCAGGTCGCCGACGGCCGGCGCGCGGCGTTCTACACGAAGCTGACGGTGGCCGGCCATCCGGTCCGGATGCTCACCACGCGCCTGGCGGACAAGGACGAGGCGGTGCAGGTCGCGCAGCGCTCCGACACCGTCGACCGGGGCGTGCAGCAGGCCGCCTGGGCGCTGTCCGGGGTCGGCGGCGCCGGTGTCCTGCTGGCCGCCGCACTGGGCTACTGGGTGTCCCGTACGGGCCTGGCACCGGTCGCCCGGCTCACCGCCACCGCGGAGCGCATCGCCGCCACCCGCGACGCACGCCACCGCATCGAACTCCCCGCGGGCCCGCCCGCCCGGGAGGACGAGATCACCCGGCTGGCCACCAGCTTCAACACCATGCTCGGCGAACTGGAGCAGTCCGTCACCGCCCAGCGGCGGCTGGTCGCCGACGCCTCCCATGAGCTGCGCACCCCGCTGACCGCACTCCGCACCAACGCCGAACTCCTGGCCCGCGCCGACCGGTTGACCGACGCCCAGCGCGACCGTGCCTCGGCGGCGCTGGGCCGCCAGCTGCGCGAGGTCACCACGCTCGTCAACGATCTGATCGAACTCGCCCGGGACGAGGAACCCCAGCCGCTGGTCGAGCAGGTGCGCCCGGCCGCCCTGCTGGAGCACGCGGTGGGCGCGGCCGGTGAGCACTGGCCGGAGCTCACCTTCACCACCGCCATCGACCCGGCCGCGGCGGACGCCACGGTCCCCGGGGTGCCGGCCCGCCTGGCCCGGCTGCTGTCCAACCTGCTCGACAACGCCGCGAAGTTCTCCCCGCCGGGCGGCCCGGTCGAAACCGCGCTCTCCCCCGTCCCGGGCGCGCTGGAGCTGACCGTCCGCGATCACGGCCCCGGCATCGAGGCCGGCGATCTGCCCCATGTCTTCGACCGCTTCTACCGCGCGAAGGCGGCCCGCGCGCTGCCCGGCTCCGGTCTGGGCCTGGCGATGGCCCGCCAGATCGCCCGTGCCCACGGGGCCGACCTCACCGCCGAGCAGGCACCGGGGGGCGGGGCGCTCTTCCGGCTGCGGATTCCGCTTCCGTAG